In Helianthus annuus cultivar XRQ/B chromosome 8, HanXRQr2.0-SUNRISE, whole genome shotgun sequence, a single genomic region encodes these proteins:
- the LOC110916809 gene encoding polygalacturonase 1 beta-like protein 1, with protein MDTTVKLTFCYFLFLFLSSFNVSLPETTNVVAADTLRTPRNPFSPKSSIIRYWKTQIPNKLPIPYFILSKASPLQPLEFSLFTKLASNHSLSSHLSSFCSSAGLFCFSGSTAINSGHPKDANFAVYDGKSFNSYGAASIGGADTFKNYSENTNFASSGFTKYSGGSTSHREGFTSYATNANVATSNFTSYATGATGGDGEFAAYMPSVNVPDLRFALYSADGNNHPMMFNSYADDANSGTELFSNYAKNGNGVPVGFTGYGGSSNVVGSTFSHYSEFGNGVNDSFKAYTSNANNPRTDFRAYGGGGGNGGSDSFVSYRDGANTGTDTFVSYGRKSSLGKTGFVNYGKTFNPGSDSFREYGKGSTGQSTDFSIYGLNTTFKEYTKTGVTFGQYTKPGSNEGSVKVDGSFVNKWIEPGKFFRERMLKKGTVMMMPDIVDKNPKRSFLPRAITSKLPFSSDKLFDVKEVFGAQDHSVLESVLTNTLSECERAPSPGETKRCVGSIEDMIDFAVSVLGHDVVARTTENVRGSKKEVMIGEVKGVNGGKLTKSVSCHQSLYPYLLYYCHSVPKVRVYMAEILDVSSKTKMNNGVAICHIDTSSWSPGHGAFVALGSGPGHIEVCHWIFENDMTWTIAD; from the exons ATGGACACAACAGTCAAACTCACATTCTGCTACTTCTTGTTCTTATTCCTCTCATCCTTCAAT GTTTCATTACCCGAAACGACCAATGTCGTTGCTGCCGACACCTTAAGAACACCAAGAAACCCATTTTCTCCTAAATCTTCCATAATTCGTTATTGGAAGACACAAATCCCCAATAAACTACCCATCCCGTATTTTATTTTATCCAAAGCTTCTCCACTTCAACCCTTAGaattctcattatttacaaaacTAGCCTCAAACCACTCTCTTTCATCCCACCTTTCTTCCTTCTGTTCTTCCGCCGGTTTATTCTGCTTCTCCGGTTCAACCGCCATTAATTCCGGTCACCCAAAAGACGCCAACTTTGCCGTTTACGACGGCAAAAGCTTCAACAGCTACGGCGCCGCCAGCATAGGCGGTGCCGACACCTTCAAAAACTACTCGGAGAACACCAACTTTGCATCTAGTGGTTTTACTAAATACAGCGGTGGGTCCACCAGCCACCGTGAAGGGTTCACCTCGTATGCCACTAATGCCAATGTGGCTACCTCCAACTTCACCAGCTATGCCACCGGTGCCACCGGCGGAGACGGTGAGTTCGCCGCGTACATGCCGAGTGTCAATGTGCCCGATCTCCGGTTCGCGTTGTACTCGGCCGACGGAAACAACCATCCCATGATGTTTAATAGTTATGCCGATGACGCGAACTCGGGGACCGAACTGTTCTCGAACTACGCGAAGAATGGGAACGGTGTTCCAGTGGGATTTACCGGGTATGGTGGCTCGTCGAATGTGGTGGGGTCCACTTTTTCGCACTATAGTGAGTTTGGTAATGGTGTGAATGATAGTTTTAAAGCGTATACGTCTAACGCGAATAACCCAAGAACCGATTTTAGAGcgtatggtggtggtggaggaaaTGGCGGGTCGGATAGTTTTGTGAGTTATCGGGACGGGGCAAACACAGGTACCGATACGTTTGTGTCGTATGGTAGGAAGTCAAGTTTGGGTAAGACGGGTTTTGTCAATTATGGGAAAACTTTTAACCCGGGATCCGACTCATTTAGAGAATACGGTAAAGGGTCCACGGGTCAAAGTACGGATTTTAGTATATATGGGTTGAATACCACGTTCAAAGAGTATACCAAAACCGGGGTTACTTTTGGACAATACACAAAGCCGGGCTCAAATGAAGGTTCCGTAAAGGTCGATGGCAGTTTCGTAAATAAATGGATTGAACCGGGCAAGTTCTTTAGAGAGAGAATGTTAAAGAAAGGGACAGTGATGATGATGCCCGACATTGTTGACAAAAATCCTAAACGGTCTTTTCTGCCCCGAGCCATCACGTCAAAACTACCTTTTTCCAGTGACAAACTGTTTGACGTGAAGGAAGTTTTTGGGGCTCAAGACCACTCTGTTCTGGAGAGTGTGTTAACCAACACACTCTCAGAATGTGAGCGGGCACCAAGCCCGGGTGAGACCAAGCGGTGCGTTGGCTCGATTGAGGACATGATCGATTTTGCGGTTTCGGTTTTGGGTCATGATGTGGTGGCTAGGACCACGGAGAATGTTAGAGGATCAAAGAAAGAGGTAATGATTGGGGAAGTCAAAGGGGTCAACGGTGGGAAACTCACGAAGTCAGTGTCGTGCCATCAAAGCCTTTACCCGTACCTATTGTATTACTGTCATTCTGTTCCGAAAGTGAGGGTCTACATGGCGGAGATACTTGATGTGTCTAGCAAGACAAAGATGAACAATGGTGTTGCCATATGTCATATAGACACGTCATCATGGAGCCCAGGGCATGGTGCTTTCGTGGCACTTGGGTCGGGTCCGGGTCACATTGAAGTTTGCCATTGGATATTTGAGAATGACATGACATGGACCATCGCAGATTGA